The Thunnus thynnus chromosome 13, fThuThy2.1, whole genome shotgun sequence genome segment ACTATCGATCAGTGAGTGGGTGGGTGCGCGTGCTGAGGATGTGAAATCAACATGGTCAGGACACACTGCAAGGATTAGTCATCAGCTGAAAGTGAGGTAAATGTTAAGCTCTCTTTAAAAAGTCTTCAAGCatgatgatgttgttgttgcatGGTTTGGTTTTTGGAAGCCTTGGTGGTTGCTTGATGACTTGGACTCTCTTGTGGGAGCAGATGCTGCTTGTTAGAATCTGTGTACATGATTacaaacagtggtggaagaagtaatcATTACTAATATACAACACGGAAATGTAAGAAaaactcaattacaagtaaaactaTTGCTTTTAAACTCATGCTTAAGTAAAactacagaagtattatcatcAAAATGTACCGAAAGTATCAAAAATTCTGCAGAAAATTGTCCTGTTTGACTGATAAATTATTACATATGACATTATTAGGTTGTTATAACTGATGCATCGATGTGTAAGtagtattttactgttgtagttgctGGAGTTGGAGCtagttttaacttttttatatacagttaggtagtttagtccagtggttcccaagcTAAAGGGGTcaaagggtcacaagatgaagttctgctacacaaatatgtgtatataatttttgacttttctctgatctttgcttttttgtgtgaaatgttggATAGTTTTACCTCTTTCTGCCTCGATGAAATCATGCGAGAACTTTAGACATGTAAAACGTGACAAAGACCCACAgagaaacttttattttaagggatcacaaaccaaaaatgctggaaaccactggtttaaccTTTAAtgatgtattgtattttataagctcattgtatgtttttaaaagaaaccagaaactcttcaaataaatgttgtggaataaaaactacaatatttccccccagaaaatgaatgacatgaaagtacaaagtagcatgCAAAGTTCAAATACCTccaaattatacttaagtaaagCTCTTGAATAAATATCTCTTAATCGAAGTCCATGTCTTGCTTCATGGCGACTGATTAAAGGCCAAAGTGTTTTATCAGATTAtaaatgttttgatgtgttCTGTAGAATGATTTGTGCAATAAACCTTTTGTATTCGCCTTTGTAAATCATGTCACAGCTTCTTGATCTGCCTTCAGTTGCACATTAATTGCAGCTGGGTGGCTGATTTTCAAGATGCTTATTGAACAAAGATGAGTTTTACACATCTATTTGTTGATTGCCAACAAATCCAAATAGTTTTCAGCGGCACTACATGAATGTTTCTGTGAATAATGCAGCTACAAGTGCTCTTCAGCTGCTTAAAGTCGGCATTTACTCACAAACATCACAAGAGCCACTTTGATGAATATATTATTTGTGACACTAAGATGACAAGCAGACACGTTTTCTTATGTAACATCTCTCACAAATAGCATTTCTAATTTAAAACCctgtctgggttttttttttttttggctatcTGCAAACCCTTATGGTAGTGCTTTTGTTTCACCTAAATTTCCACATATTTATCATCCCCATGGGTACTTACCATTACTCTGATACCAATTACTCCCACATTGTCTACCCTACAAGGTTACatgttgttatgttttgttCTGGGGAACGTATCAGGAAATATTTTGGCAAGTTTCCGTAGACTAATGAGCTACAGCACTTCACAGCATCTCGTAAAAGATGACTCACCAAGGCTGGcagaaaatctttattttttctgtttcaaaacAATAACCTACAGTTACAGAATTGATAACGTCTAGTCAGACCTGATGGAAACCCTTCAGCTGCGTTTGCTTAGTCATTCTTTCTCAGGACTACCAGCTCTTCAGCTAAATACGATGTGTAGTAGTTCTGTACAAAGGAGAAATGTCAAATGTGCATATAGCAAAAAGCCCCTTTTGTATTTCAGGGCATAAATAGCACTGTCATAGGTCCGCATGTCACATAGTAGGTAGGCCTACTTCCCTCTTCCTTCCCTTTTCGAGTCATATCACCTCCAGCATGCTTCCTGCATTCATGTATTTCTTACTTGTGTGATCTGGACTCTCCCTGTGCTGCAGCACCATGGCCGCCTTCCAGCTGCTTTTCCCGCTGTTGGTCAGCTGTGTGGCGGCATCCGCACGTCCTCCCCGCCATCTCCCTTCATGCCAAGTTGTAAGTAAAACCTGAtaaacacaggcacacacttTGACATCTAAACTCTGACTTTATTCCCGTTTTATGACATCTTCTCAGCACATTCCTCACGtttctgtttaaataaataGAGAATGCGCACAAgttttttcatctgttgttagtttatttttatgggTCGCCCATGGCAACTGAGATGAGGTATCTAATCCATCAGGTGCTTGAAGTATTTTCAGATCTTCGATGGGCAGATGGTTTATTTGAAAGCTTTTGATCTGCATAGGTCTGGTTTATTAGTTTTAGCTCTTGAACTGGGCTGCCAGCAGACTCTCAGACTTTAGAGGAACATTATTTGGCTTTACTAGAAGAGTTTTTGTACAACACTGCAGACGTCACATGCCAGTTAAACCTGTCCTGTATACTACTGTGACATCTTTTCCTTGGAGTGTTTGGTGAATCATGTTTTACTTTTGGCTACGTTATTCCTGCAAACTGCGTACAGTAGCTCTAACTGTGTAACAAACTGGAAATACCTCACGTCTTGCGTGCCAGAGGATTTTCTTTCCAAGGAAAGACCAGTGAATATGCATAAAAGCTTTCAAGAATTGACTATAGTTTAGTTTAGTACTGTGTGGTACACAACATTCACAGCTGAACTCTTGCATAGACTGACACATGGAAGATGAATAGAAGATGAGAACATCAGCATGAGAGACTTGGATTCAagtcatcttttttctttttaaatagcTAGATACTGAAACTAAAGGTGCTTCACTTTTAGTGTATGTGGTAGTTATTGTTTCTATAAATATCCAAACATCAATAGGGGTTTCACTGGGAAAATCTGTACAGTATAGAAACCTGATCACATGTTTGTATGTAATTAGGAAATTTGATCAACTGTGCATGTGTACACTGTTCATAATGTATTTCTGTGTATAAATACTGCTGATCCATGTATTATAAGTGAATATATGCCACAATATACTACAAAAGACAAGCAAAGATCACATCTCAAGAATTGTACACATATTTATTTGCAGGATTTTACACAAATTTAAGGatagattcttttttttttcagtctttttaaaatGCTCACATGCCCGTATGAACTGTACATTGGCAGAGCTACTGGTCGCTTTAATTATTCCTCTTCTCTATACGGATCTGTTTGCAGCTCGACTTCAGTGTAAGAGATGGGAagtattttatgcctttattacaGAACTGAAAGGAGagaaatgtcaggaaatggagggtaagagagagagagaaggagaatgaCGTGCAACAAAACTTCTACACCGGACTTGAACCAAGGATGTTCAGTTCATGGTCAGCGCTGTAAACCTCAGCTGGGCCAAAGAGAGTGCCACAAGATTTATTTCACCCTATTTTTCCTACTAAACCTTGAATAATCTTTCACCACATAAAATCTGAGgcaacatttacagtaattgTCTAACCTCTTTGCCTGATGAAGGGATGGAATTGTTTGAACTATTTCTAAACATaataaagaaaagtttttttcaaATGGCGTATTTTACAGTGTTATGAGCACCTGAACAGAAAGACGCACATTTACGATGTTtctaatttatatttttcaaaagtaTAAAAACTGAAGACCACAGTTTGTGGTTGCTAATAGTGACACAACACACCGTTCAGCACACAAGTTTCTCAGGCGTACATCAGTCAGAAATAGTGACTGTTAGAGCAACTGATAAGAAAGATTTAGAAAGGTtccatgaaaaataaacaaagggGTGTTTTTtgggttggtttttttttaaagtttgggCAACGTTTTATGTCCAGTATGTAGAAGAACAGTACACTGACTGATAACGCTTTAAATGTATATAAGTGCATGCGAGTATTATATTAAAATAGGCTTTTAATTGTCAAAATAgcttgggttttttttggttccCATCAACTAGTTTCATTTGTTACAGcattaaaatgactaaatgtgatgTGAACCACCTCACACATGCATCAGATCATCCTTATTATGAATACACTTTGTTAAAAATATTCTCCGGGCTTGATAAAAGATACAAGATAATTTGCCTTCTAGTGAAACTTAAATTACTCAAgtagtgtgtttgtttatggtCGGCGTGTAAGCAACGAGGAATGCCACTTTCAACATACCACAAATATGCCAAGAAGCTAAATGTACTCGGCctaagagagaaaacagagaaggagACAGTTTTATGAGCTGTTTTTGGACAGGGGGGTCTTGGCCATATGGTTTCAATTATAAACTACACTCaataactgaaatattttaatctattaatggaaaaagaatgaaaagttGATGAAAACTGTGGGCTAGTAACAAAAGTGGATTTTCTTCAAACTGaaattatttacttttaaaagtTGTCACGTTTTGGTTGAAGTAGCTGAGAATGAGAGCTATATCATTGGTTATTaagtttttattaaattcaaaCAGAAAAGGCTGTTGTAAATTAGAACAACAGGCTCCCCATAAACATCAGAGGACTGTCTTTCTGCCGAGAACATGCTGTAGATACACTGACTCATAAATCAACCCTCCACGTACACTCTCAACATTTGGTCTGTATTGTGTCACGGTCAGGCAATCTGGCAGCATGCCGACATAATCAgacttgtgtttgtctttgttcgCAGGTCCAGATGGATGTGTTCTGCAGCGATCTGAGCCTTAGAAGTGCACCAGTCAACCTTCCTCATAACGTCCAAATGCTGGACCTTTCACGTAACCAGGTGCAAAATCTCACCCAGGAAACTCTAGCATACCATACCGGCTTCCACCATCTGAACCTTCACTCAAACAGGATTCACTTCATCCAGCCTGGGCTCTTCAGAGACATGACTGATCTTAAAGTCTTAGATCTGTCCAGgaatcatttaaatgttttcgCTCTCTCCAAAACCAACATTGGGCCTCTTACAGCTGTAGAGTCTCTGGATCTTTCAAGCAATGGGCTATACACAGGGATGTCGGACTATTTCCTAGCTTATTCTCCGTCACTAACAAACCTTTCTCTGAACAGCAATAGCATCACCAAAATAGCACAAAATAGTTTCCTTGGATCCTTGTCCTTGAGAAAAATCAGCCTCCACAATAATGTCATTTTGGAGATTGAAGATGGAGCTTTTGACTCCTTGGATCATCTGACTGAACTCGATTTGTCCAAAAACTCAATCACATGCATCACAGACTTCAACCTCTATAATTTAACAGTGCTTAATCTCAGCAAGAACAGCATGGAGTTTTTCCAAAGCAGAAGTTCAGATGTTTTGTATAAACTTCTCTATCTTGATCTGAGTCAAAACAAAATGCCTgcctttcctcttcttccaaGTAGGAACATTCTTGAATATCTGGACGTTTCACGAAACCAACTCCAGAGCGTCAATGTTACAGGAAGTAATTCAACAATTTTTTTGAATAACCTGAAATACCTGGACATGAGTTACAACCAACTCAAAAGCATACCATATACCTTTTTTTGCTTTATGGGATCTCTCGAGGTCCTGAATGTGAGCAATAACTGTATTGGCTCGTTTTCCATCCCTTACATAGACATTCTACGGACAGTGAGGGTTATCAATCTCAGCTATAATTCCCTGCAGAGCCTGACATTTGGGGAAAACACTCTGCAATCACTGGAAGAGCTCATCTTACAAGGAAACGACCTCACCACCCTGGACCATCAAACATTTCTAAGACTTCCAAGTATCAAATACCTGCAGCTCCAGCAGAACAATATAAAAATCTGCGCCTCAGAGAAGAAGCCATCACTGACAGACCACAACCACCAGGATCCTTCAGGTTGTGTCTCCTTTTCTTCTATTCCAAGCTTGCAGTTCTTGTACCTTTCTGAAAACAATCTGGAGACTCTGCCTGCGAATGCATTTGCAAACACACCTCTGAGGTTACTGGACTTGTCCCTGAACCCGGGCTTAGACATGGATAAAGACTCCCTCATTGGTCTCGAGCGTTCCCTGGTTCACCTACTCCTgagtgaaaacaacatttccaAACTGAACGTAGACCTATCCTTGCTGAGGAGTCTCAAACATGTAAACCTGTCCACCAACCAGTTGACAACTCTGCCTGTGTGGAACAAAGAGTCCTCCATTGAGTCACTAAACCTGCAAAACAACCATCTGGTCACTCTGGAGTACAACACCATGTTTGCTTTGAAGCGTTCACTAAGAACCCTCTACATGGGCTCCAAtcctctgagctgctgcaaAAACCTTGGCACCCTTAACTTAGTTCAGCACTCTACTGTTGTCGTTCCCGACATTGAGACTGTGACCTGTGTTCACGAGGAGAATTCAGAGCGAGTCAACATAGAGGAGGTGACCCAGGAAATGTGTCATAACCAAGGAAAGCCAAACTATATTATTGTTGCTGTAGTGACAGTGTTTGCTGTAAGCATCATGGTGGGACTACTGGCTAAATGTTGCCATGCAAGGAAACGAAAGTGCAACCGAAGCTTCAGCGCATAATGTGAATAAACTGTGTACATTCAGCTCCATGAAGGactttatatttgaaatttttCCAATTTCTTTTCACAAGAAGGTTGGTGGTTTTAatcagagacaataaaaaaacatgaatgtagTGTCTGTGATTGCGCGCAACAATTTCTGAATGGACAATCTGAAGCCATGATTTGGGTTTACCACTGCCATCTTTGTTCATAGAGTAAATAAATCCAGATTGGTGAAGCTGAGATGGGACAATCAAGAAGCTACAACAGCTGACTGATAGGCTGAGATGCCTGTTTATCAAGCAAACATGTGATGTAATGTCTCCTAAATGAAATAGTGACTCTGGAGAAGAAGTAAACTCAAAGTTTGGACTTTTTGAAGTCCTTGTTTCTTGCAGTTAGCATCTACTGGTCATTTGAGGAATTGCAACTTTAGATCCTTATGGCTAAAGCAGTGGTTTCCTGCTTGGTTTTGATATCAACCCATGTTATTATATGAATGTAAAAGGAAAGAACCACACTAAAACACATCAACGCCATTGACCATTTTCTCCTACAGGGTTCTCAACAGACCAGACAGAAAAGCAGCCTAAAAAATATGTCtgtcattttgggaaatatacttattccctttcttgctgagagttagatgagaaatagtggtatcaatcttcttgtcTTACTCTCAGCATTACTCTTCAGCATATTGATTTATATTCCTTTACAGATTGAATGAAGCGTTCTTGAAAATGTAGATAAATTAGTgactgaaacagagaaagataaaacagaCTGATGGAGAGTTTCAACAATGGTCAGATGTCTTTACTCAGTGAAGTTCAGTGTAAGATTATCTGAGAGTGGAATTTTTCTTAAAGCTAAGAATAAAGAACACCACACTACAAAAATGTCAAGAAACAAAATGCTCTTTATTCTTGGATGATGAAGTCTGATTAGATTAAGGAGGTCATCTGGGATGACTGCAGATGATCCaaaagagttttattttaaagcaaTCAAAGCCGTCCCTTTATTCTTTATGTAGTTTGCACTTTACATTTCCTCTTGTTTAAGTGATTGTTTCTTGTTCTGTGTATGTTAACACTAAGAAATGAATAATGCTACAATTACAAgcatataatttattatttttttactataaaAATTAAGCTGGACGTTTTaaacaatatgtttttctgtattgATCCCAGGCCTGTGGTTCTCCCTCTTGACACAATATGTCGATTAATTTGACAAGAAAATGTTTCAATACCCTTTTCAGGATGAAGTCGAAAGCTGGACAAAGCACTGACATTAATAACTGTGACACTCTAATATAGTagtactatatacagtatgtactgtatatattttaaataaataaatatgaaatccAGCGCTGTATTGTAGTTGGCTACACTGGGATCCACAATTTCAGATGATGTTAGTGTGCTTAATCCTAAAACCAAATTATGTCAAACTGATGACCTTTCTAATCCTGTGACTTAATTttgtaaacaatgtaaacaatatTTTGAACCAAATGAAGGCCATTTGCTACATTTATACACTGTGTGAGAAAAATTATTGTTGTGAAACATGTAAACCTCTGAACACTGTATCCACACCAGCACATTTTCAGTTACCTCACTCGTCATTACTCAGCTAATACCTTAAAGATGCATTTCACTCTGTACTTACTCAGAATATTTGGCGGTTTGGGCAGGTTTGACTTTGGTTTGGCACACATTTTGGTAACATTACCCTATGTGGTGTTTCCTtactgagagttagatgagaagcgtggtattgatcttcacatctaactctcagagagaaagcaaataagcacaaTTCCCAATATGTCGATTTTTAATAATTACTGTCGGAGCATAATGAACACAGTCTGCAAAGGATTTAAGGGGCTTTATGAAGAAACTCATGacatgatattaaactgaatgtaattttctgtttgtctctggaCTATTATTGAACAAAATTTGTATCTTGGTCTCATAAATAACAGTCTCATGTTTATCATACAATATAATTTAATTCTGTTTTGCAAGAAATGCCATGACAGATACAGGATGAATATTCATTGCTGCATACTGATTATTGATACACAGCATAGGATATTCTTTgaacatatttacagattttgcCTTTACAATGCTTGTCccaaacaaacatgtcagtGGTTGAAGTCCACATACAAAGTTTAAGAAATAGAAATGTTGTAATTAAGGGAATGCAAACCTGATATATCTTAAGGGATTGTCCACCTTTCCATATTATTAGTACAACTGGTAGCCAGGGTGCAAATGTGCCGTTGGATGGTGAAAATGTGTTctaaaacaaactcaaacaatCAAAGTCACATTTTCCTGTAATTGCAATTCAGATTGGTTTGTTCTGAATTTCAGTTCAATAATGTTCTTTaactcaaaatataaaataattagatTCATGGTCAGTCGAGTCTGTCTAGATTGGGatgaatttgatgttttttaagcTTAAAAAAAGAGTTTGTAGCACTGAAATGTAACGGCAAATAGTTATGAAGTTGTGGTCATTTCCAATCCAAATACAGTTTTAAGAAAGGTTTTCTATgctagtctagtctagtctgcacctattttgataaatgaggtcatcttttaataaaaaaaatgccaaaagttCTCTGGTTCTAGTTTCTCAAAAGTGAATATTTATTAAGTTTTTTTAGTCTTTAGTGATTGTAAACAGGTGTTGGATGATTAGTCGGCTTTTGTAGATTTCGCCTTGGACGACTCACTAATCACTGTCTCAAGATTgatcaatgatgaaaatgattgtttgtTCCAATCCTAAATTAGGTGATACGACAATCAAAGATGATCTTCAATGAACTGAGTGGTAGATTAATTCGGAACTATTCCTGGTACTATATAAGTCAAGCTTACCACCATTAAGTTGCTCTCCAACAGTCAGTCGAGAGGTGAAATCCAGTGATGTTATATGATACTCATGTTTATGAGTTATGATGTTTCACTTGAACCAGGTGAATggtaattatatttatataacttGTCCTATCTGTTATAATGTGAGCCTAACACTGCAGGTAAAGCTACTTATCCAGGCTGACCTCCGTTATTTGCATTTACACCAGCTTAGCCATCATACAGTACAGTTGCACgtcatttaatataataatcacTGACCAATAACCATCCACATGCAAACAGCTGAAATAGTCATGGTATAATAATGCAGCATAATGCGGGCTGAAAAGATGGGATGTTTTTATTGAGCCTGGCAGCTTTAAAGGGTCAAGGCCCCGAAAACCTCTAACAAAAAACAATCTGGCcactaaaatgaaataataataaatatgcaGGACTGTTGGAAAAATATGATGTCATATATCATCTGACCAGTTTTTTGGATGGTTCCACTTACATTGTATTATTGTTTGCTTGTGTTGCCagtactgtcaatcaaatctgatcaaacctcACCAACAAAGTCCGAATCAAGCAGAATATGAGATTTTGACTGTTAAACTTTAGATAACTTTACTTATTTTGATTGTTACTTATTCAGTCGTAAACATATAAAGATAAATACaaagttttcaggggctttaaagCTTTTGTTTCATACTTGCATATAAAACTGTTCACAGCAAGGTCTGTGAAGCCACCAGGATACGCAGAGAGCACACTGTTACATTTGATGAGACTCTTCTACCCAGAGCTTTTAATTTAagagtgttttcttttgtaCCTCAGTTCTCTTTCctcttgtgtttatgtttggattAAGGCTTTAAGACTGAGAAAGCACTGTTCAGCATGAGAAGCTTTATCTCATCTGTCTAATGAAAGCCTTTTACCCTCAGTGAGTCAGACCCTCCATCCTCTcaggagagagaaacacacagttacTGAGGCAAATTTAATGTTCAGGGTGGTACAGGAAGTTGTCAATGCACCATCCTGTTTTACGTCAAAGGGGAAACAGCCTCTTTATCACTGTCAAGACAGAAATGAGAATCACATACTCAAAATATTCTGTCAGAAACGGGATTTTGTCTTGATAAGGAAGCACTGCATTAGTTTAAACACTATTTTGTAGCGTG includes the following:
- the lrrc32 gene encoding transforming growth factor beta activator LRRC32, with product MWREESAERSFRFSVLVWLLSISEWVGARAEDVKSTWSGHTARISHQLKVSTMAAFQLLFPLLVSCVAASARPPRHLPSCQVVQMDVFCSDLSLRSAPVNLPHNVQMLDLSRNQVQNLTQETLAYHTGFHHLNLHSNRIHFIQPGLFRDMTDLKVLDLSRNHLNVFALSKTNIGPLTAVESLDLSSNGLYTGMSDYFLAYSPSLTNLSLNSNSITKIAQNSFLGSLSLRKISLHNNVILEIEDGAFDSLDHLTELDLSKNSITCITDFNLYNLTVLNLSKNSMEFFQSRSSDVLYKLLYLDLSQNKMPAFPLLPSRNILEYLDVSRNQLQSVNVTGSNSTIFLNNLKYLDMSYNQLKSIPYTFFCFMGSLEVLNVSNNCIGSFSIPYIDILRTVRVINLSYNSLQSLTFGENTLQSLEELILQGNDLTTLDHQTFLRLPSIKYLQLQQNNIKICASEKKPSLTDHNHQDPSGCVSFSSIPSLQFLYLSENNLETLPANAFANTPLRLLDLSLNPGLDMDKDSLIGLERSLVHLLLSENNISKLNVDLSLLRSLKHVNLSTNQLTTLPVWNKESSIESLNLQNNHLVTLEYNTMFALKRSLRTLYMGSNPLSCCKNLGTLNLVQHSTVVVPDIETVTCVHEENSERVNIEEVTQEMCHNQGKPNYIIVAVVTVFAVSIMVGLLAKCCHARKRKCNRSFSA